TGCAACCACCAAGTTGGCCGCCGTGGCTAGATAAGGTTCTGACCAGATGGTTTTTTTGGAATTGAATGGAACAGTAAACCAATGGTTCGATTCAATAGAATCTATGGTGTAGTCATAGCGGTTCTCCAAAAAAATAACACGTCCACGGCGCTTGTCATAAAAGGGAGCAAAATCAAAAAGAGAATCCTCTTCGCTCAATTGATGACCATAGGCGATCGTGATTCCCTGAATGTAATAACTGTCCCTACTTTCTTTTTTCACTAACTCAACGATTTCCTCTTGTGATAGGGAATGTGTAGAAACCAAATCCTTTATTCTTTGTCCTCTATTGGTCACATTGTTCAAAATAGAGTCCAAGTCGTTGGTAACTGTTTTGATTGCTTTATTACCTTCTGTAATACTCTTGTTCACACGTTCGTTTTTCGAACTCCAGTAACCATAAATGAAGTAAACAGAAATGAGACCGAAAATGCCAATAAGAAGTAGGACGATCAGTTTAGATTTCATAAAAGGATTAATTGCAATGGCAGTTGATTTGACTGTTTAAGATAGGATTAAATGAGCTAAATGCACAAGGAAAGTTGATATTGCATGTCAGGAAGACATCTATTTTCCGTAGACTAAAAAATAATATCCTACTTTTGTTAATGGAGGATTCAAAATCTGAATAATGAAAAGACGAAACAAAATCATATTTCTTTTTCTTCTACCAATAGTCGCCTTTGGAGTATGGTCATTCTCAAATGACGAAAGATACTTTGAGATGGCAAAGAACCTTGACATTTACTCTACTTTATACTCTGAAGTCAATAAGTATTATGTAGATGAAGTGAACCCAAATACTCTAATAAACACCAGCATAGATGCCATGCTGGAAAAATTGGATCCTTATACTGTTTACATCCCAGAGGATGATATCGAAGATTTTAGAACCAATGCTACAGGCCAGTATGGTGGTATTGGGATTTTGTCCAACAGAATTGGCAATCGCCATTTGGTATTGAACCTATATGAGGAATCGCCAGCTCAAGAAGCGGGAATCAAAATTGGAGATGAGATAGTGAAGATTGATGGTAGATCTGTGGTAGGCATGAGTGACGAAGACCTGGGCAAGCTGATTAAGGGCCAATCTGGCACGGATGTTCTGGTTGGTGTGAAAAGAAATAAGGGCGAGTACCTCGATCTGCAAGTACAAAGAAAGAAAATCACGATCCCGAACATCGCCTACAAAACATTGCTGCCTGGTAATATTGGCTATTTCAAGTTGACAGAATTTACCCGTACTGCTGCTGAAGATGTGGAGTCTAGTGTAAAGGATCTGAAAAATCAGGGTGCCGAATATATTGTCTTTGATCTACGCGGAAATCCTGGAGGATTGTTGAATGAGGCCGTAGATATTTGTAATCTGTTTGTGCCGAAGGGATCAAAAATTGTGGAAACCCGAGGCAAAACGGAGGCCCAAAGTATGACTTATGTAGCTGAGAAGGAGCCTTTAGATTTAGGGATTCCACTTGCTGTGATTATTGACAACAACAGTGCATCCGCTTCGGAAATTGTCTCAGGGGTAATTCAGGACTATGATCGTGGTGTCATTGTTGGGCAAAAATCTTTCGGAAAAGGATTGGTACAGGTGACTAGACCTTTGTCCTACAATTCGCAATTGAAAGTTACCACGGCAAAATATTATATTCCAAGTGGAAGGTGCATTCAGGCATTGGACTATCAGCACAAAGATATAAACGGCCAGGCTACAGAGATTCCTGATTCATTGAAAGAGGCTTTTTTTACCTCTAGCAACAGGATAGTCTATGACGGTGGAGGTGTCGATCCAGATATCAAGGTGAAGAAACCTAATAAATCTTCTTACATAGAAAATTTGGCCAAAAGCGGTTTGCTGTTCGACTATGCGACGGATTACTATTATGCTCATGAAGCGATCTCGCCAGCTACAGAATTCAAATTGAGTGATCAGGAGTATGAAGCTTTTGCCTCTTGGGTCAGAAAAAAGGATTTTGAAAATAAATCTAAGATTGAAGGAGCAGTAGATTTGCTGGCTCAGGCAGCCGAAGAAGACAAGGTTTATGCACAGCTAACGGACGAAATTTCTAGAATTGATGATGAGATACATAAGTTGAAGGCCAATGGGTTGACCACCTTCAAGAAGGAAATAAAGCATCAACTCGAATTAGAGATTATCAGAAGATATTATCTCAATCAAGGCGTTTTGGAAGCTACGCTCAGCAAAGACCCAGAGGTGATCAAAGCTATGGAGACACTCAACGATCCGGACAAATATCGAAGTATCCTGCATAAATAGTCTATTCTTCGTCTTATCTTAGATTTTTAATTTCGATTTATGAAAGAGTCTCTGGATCATGTGGTCTTGCATTTTAGCAAGGATTCCTTGCTGTTGCTAAATATTTCTTTGGCCATTATCATGTTCGGAGTGGCTCTGGAGTTGAAGTTTCAGAGTTTCAAATTGCTGTTCAAAACACCCAAGCCCATTTTGATTGGTTTGGCTTCTCAGCTGCTACTGCTTCCTTTTTTTACCTATTTGTTGGTGTTACTGGTGAAGCCATCGCCAAGCATGGCACTAGGTATGATGCTCGTGGCTTCATGTCCTGGAGGGAATGTGTCTAACTTTTACAGCTCATTGTCCAAAGCCAATGTGGCTTTATCTGTAAGTCTCACTGCCATCACTTCATTATTCTCGTTTATAATAACTCCGCTCAATTTTGCCTTTTGGGCGAGCATGTATGGGCCTACTTCCGAAATCATGGAGAAGGTCAGGTTAGATATCTGGGAGGTGATTATCACCATGCTTACGATACTGGTCATACCCCTTATTGCTGGGATGAGTTTCCGAAAGCGCTTCCCTATGACGACTGGAAAGATTTACAAGCCTATCAAAAAGCTGTCAATTGTGCTCTTTGGCTGCTTTGTGGTATTTGCGCTCAAAGCTAATTTTCAGCAGTTTTTGGATTATATCTTCAATATTCTTTTCATCGTCTTGCTTCACAATTTGATTGCACTATCGAGCGGCTTTTTCACGTCCAAATATTCGGGTTTGCCAGATCGAGACAGGCGTTCGATCACTATCGAAACAGGGATTCAAAATTCCGGTTTAGCACTTGTCATTATTTTCGAATACTTCAACGGATTGGGCGGAATGGCACTGATCGCCGCCTGGTGGGGAGTCTGGCATCTCTTGTCGGGAGCGGTGATTTCATGGTATTGGTCTGGTCGCGAGCCGGTTGCAGCTAATTAATTCTATATAGATGCTCTTCTCATTTGCTTTTAGATTGATTAATATTGTATATACGCTACAATTCAATTGAATGAAAACGGAGTTTATTTGGTACAATCCTGCTGAGAAAGAATATCAGTTTGGCGACAAGAATGAATACATGGCGATTATTAAAAACAGTAATCAGTCAGAAAATTTCGTCATTCTTGACAGCTTTGATGATATCAATGGAGCTTTTCGTCAAAAGCTCATTTCCAGATTGCGTTTTCTCAATTCTATCCGAAAAACCGACATTTTCGAGTTTATTTAATCGATTCTAACTGTTTGTAGGTCGTATATCCCGATTCATCTATCATTTTTAGGTATCCATCTATCCTAGGCTCTTGTTCGTGGAATCAACTAGTATTTTGACCTAGTGATCGGACTTAACGGGCCATCAATCGAAATAAGTTTTTAGGGTCATTTCGCTGCTCTATACTTGTATTGTCTTTAAGACAAACAAAGAAGGCTTACCACAGAGCCACCTGACAAGATCCCCAGCTAAATCGGAAAGATCAGGTTGTATGAATGAAATGACACTTCCCATCCCGGGAAGTGTTTTTATTTTAAAGCGATTGTACTTATCCTTTTAGCAATTGTGCGGCTTCCTTGGCAAAATAAGTCAGGATGATTTTTGATCCTGCTCGCTTCATGCTGAGCAAGGCCTCCATCATGGCACGATCTCCGTCTAACCAGCCTTTTTGAGCAGCAGCTTTGATCATAGCATACTCACCAGACACATTATAAGCGGCTATAGGCAAATCGAAATTGTCTCGGAGCAATTTGATGACATCCAGGTAGGCCAAGGCCGGTTTGACCATCAAAAAATCAGCACCTTCTTCTTCATCCATTTCGGCCTCTATCATAGCCTCGCGCAGATTAGCAGGGTCCATCTGATAGGTCTTTTTATCTCCAGATTTAGGAGCAGAGTCCAGTGCATCTCTGAACGGACCATAAAATGCACTTGCATACTTAGCTGTGTAAGACATGATCGATGTGTCTTCATAGCCTGCATCGTCGAGTACATCGCGGATATATTCCACACGACCATCCATCATATCTGATGGCCCGATGATATCGATACCCGTTTCGGCCTGTGCCAATGCCATGGCACCCAAAACCTCAAGCGTTTCGTCGTTTAGAATTTTTCCATCTTCATCCACGATACCGTCATGGCCATCTGTCGAATAGGGATCCATGGCCACATCTGTCATGATACATGCTTCCGGAAAGGTCTCCTTCAATTCTTGAAGAGACTCCAGATAGAAAAAATCTTCCTGATAGCTTTTGGTGGCCATTTTGTCTTTGTGCTTTTCGGCCACTACCGGAAAAATATCGAATGCCTTTATCCCAAGTTCCATGCATTCTTCCATTTCCTTTTTCATCAAATCTGTGCTCAAGCGATAGATTCCTGGCATAGATTCAACTTCTATTTTGCTTTTTTTCCCTTCCAGTAAAAATAGTGGGAACATAAAGTCTTTAGGAGAAAGACGGGTCTCTTCCACCATGTTTCTAATGACTTCAGATTTACGATTTCTTCTTGGTCTTCTTAGCATGAGATTTCGATTTGGGAACAAAAGTAGAAAGAATAGTCCTGATTCTACCATTAGCATTCATTGCCTTCGTCTTACAGCATACTAGACCGTTGATAATCAGTAATTAAAATTGAATAGCTGCTCGATAATGACTAAATTAATAAGGGTAAAACGATAGGAAATTGTTTTAAGATAAAGGAACAGCGATGAGGAAGAAGATTGGCATAGCGATATCTGCACTGTTGATAGTACTATCTATCCAGTACACCTATGCCCAACAAGTCGGGTTTGACCTTCCAGAAAACACGAAAAGAGTCCGAATTGATTTTAAAACCCACAACAATCTTATAGTCATTCCTGTAGTTATCAATGAGTTTATTACAGCCAATTTTATCCTAGACACAGGAGTTCAGTACCCGATATTGACTGAAAAGCTGATTGCTGATATGATTGGTCTGGAGTATGCCCGAAGGATTATCATTCAGGGGCCAGGAGAGAATGATTCAATCACTGCTCGAGTAGCTATGGATGTCAAATTAGAATTGCCAGGAGGTGTGCATTCTGGTATCAATCAGGCATTGTTGGTATTAGAGGAGGATTATTTGGGCTTAAGAGAATCTATGGGAGCTGAGGTCTATGGAATCATTGGTTATGACATATTTAGTCGCTTTATAGTGGAAATCAACTACGATGATCAGTATATAGTACTGCATGAGCCAAGAAAATATAAGCCCAGAAGAAGATACAAAAAGGTGGAAATGAGAACTCACAACACCAAGCCATATATCAACCTGGCAGTGACAAACAATCGCGGCGAAACCAACAAAATGAGCTTGATGATTGATACTGGTGCTAGTCACTCCTTGTTAATTGATAATCCTGATGATCGTAGCGTTCTACCCACTTCTAATATTACTTCAGTCATAGGCAGAGGCTTAGGAGGTGAAATCAAGGGTAAGCTCGGTAGAGTCAAGACGGTCAAGGTAAACAAGTTTGAATTTGATGACCCGATTGTTTCTTTCCCATTAGAGGGAGATTACGGTTCTGGTGTGAAGCGTGGTAGTAGAAATGGTACTGTGGGCAGCGAATTTTTGTCTCGATTCAATGTGGTGTTTGACTATTTCTCTGGAACTCTCTATCTAAAAAAGGGACAATCATACTCATCTCCCTTTGAGTATGACATGAGCGGAATGACCCTAGTGGCTCATGGAGAAGGCTTTGATCAATATAGAGTAAGCGCCGTAAGAAAGAACTCACCTGCCTATCTGGCGGGAATCAAGGTCAATGATATAATCGAGACCATCAATGGTTTCAATTATGAAACCTTGCAATTGTCTGGTGCCAGTGCGATGCTACGGTCACGTGAGGGAAAAAGGATTACAGTGAAGGTGACCAGAGATCAATTTGAATTCAAAACTTCCTTCAAACTCCAGCGCTATATTTAGTACGAAAATTAGCGAAAATCCTCACTTGTTTATTTCTCCTCTTGGTTCAAATCCTTTCAATATTTTTATGAAGCTGCTTTTTTTGGGGAGGAACTCGTAATTTGAATCAGCGAAAAAGTTATTTTTTCTACTTTTGGCGAAATTATTAGAGCGATATGAACACACCGACAATCCAGGTATATTCTCCCCAAAATGCGATACGAATAGTTACTGCTGCTTCCCTCTTTGATGGGCATGATGCGGCCATCAATATTATGCGTCGCATTATTCAGGCCACAGGTGTGGAGGTCATTCATTTGGGTCACAATCGCTCCGTGGATGAGATTGTCAATTGTGCCATACAGGAGGATGTGCAGGCCATTGCGATTACTTCTTACCAAGGTGGACATGTGGAGTATTTCAAGTATATGTATGATTTGCTCAGAGAAAAGGGTCGTCCAGAAATAAAAATTTTTGGAGGCGGAGGCGGAACCATTCTACCTGAAGAGATAAAGGAGCTCCATGATTACGGCATATCACGAATCTACAGCCCCGACGATGGACGTGAAATGGGATTGCAGGGGATGATCAACGATATGATTGAGGCCTGTGATTTCCCAATTGGTCAAAGTCTAAATGGTGAAGCCAATGAATTGTCAGCAGTTGAGCCTTTGGCCATTAGTCGTTTGATCACTGCTGCAGAAAATTTTGCTGACACGAATAGAGAAATTTTAGACGGTGTACTATCCAAAGGGAAAGAAGTAAAATCACCAGTACTCGGCATAACTGGAACTGGAGGGGCCGGAAAGTCATCGTTAGTAGATGAACTCGTCCGCAGATTTTTGATGGATTTTGAGGATAAGCGCATAGCAATTATTTCGGTGGATCCATCAAAGAGAAAAACGGGTGGAGCACTACTCGGTGATCGCATCCGTATGAATGCCATCGACCATCCAAGGGTCTACATGAGATCTCTCGCTACCAGACAGTCCAATCTGGCCCTTTCGAAGCATGTCAAAGAAGCAGTAGACATTGTGAAAGCGGCGGGATATGATTTGGTCATTTTGGAGACAAGTGGAATTGGTCAGTCGGACACTGAGATTACGGATCACTCTGATCTTTCGCTTTATGTCATGACTCCAGAATATGGAGCCGCTACCCAGCTGGAAAAAATCGATATGCTGGATTTTGCTGACATTATTGCGCTGAATAAATTCGATAAGAGGGGGGCTCTGGATGCACTGAGGGATGTGAAGAAACAATACCAACGCAATCACCAGCTTTGGGATGCCAAAGAAGAGGAACTGCCCGTTTTTGGGACTATAGCGTCTCAGTTCAATGATCCGGGGATGAATCAGCTCTATGCTCAGATCATGAAGTCGATCGATAAAATATCGACCGCTGACTTCAGCCCCAAAATTCAATTGACTGAAGAGCAATCTGAAAAAATCTATATCATACCACCTAAGCGCGTTCGTTACTTGTCCGAAATTTCGGAAGGCATTCGTGATTACGATCAGTGGGTGGATCGCCAAAAGGAAATTGCACAGAATCTTTACAGTGTGCACAATACCATCCAGCTAGCGAGTGATCAGTCTTTGATTGAGAATCTGGATGAACTTTACGAAAAGTTAAGCCTTGATTTAGATCCTAGAAACAAGAAACTCCTGGAGGAATGGAATGCGAAAAAGGCCAACTACGAATCGGACGAGTTTATATATCAAGTAAGAGGGAAGGACATCAAAGTACAAACGAAGACCCTTTCTCTATCCAAGACCAAAATACCAAAAGTATCGCTCCCGAGGTATGAGGCCTGGGGGGATATACTCAAATGGTCTCTACAGGAGAATGTGCCGGGAGAATTTCCATATACTGCTGGGGTATTTCCTTTCAAGCGTCAGGGAGAAGATCCTACACGTATGTTTGCTGGAGAGGGAGGTCCAGAGAGAACCAACAGGCGTTTTCATTATGTATCGATGGGTTTGCCAGCCGCTAGACTATCGACTGCTTTTGATTCTGTGACACTTTATGGAGCAGATCCGGATTTTCGTCCTGATATCTATGGTAAAATTGGCAACTCAGGGGTGAACATTTGTTGTCTGGATGATGCGAAGAAGTTGTACTCTGGTTTTGATCTGACTGCCCCGACGACATCTGTGTCGATGACCATCAATGGCCCTGCTGCTACTATCTGTGCTTTCTTTATGAATGCGGCAATAGATCAGCAGTGCGAAAAGTACATCAAAGAAAATGGACTGGAGGATGAGGTAGAGCAAAAAATCAATGCCCTATATCAGGACAAAATTAGACCCCAATACCAGGGAGAGCTACCTGAAGGAAACAATGGATTGGGCTTGATGCTATTGGGAGTAACCGGAAATCAGGTGCTTCCTATGGAGATTTATCAGCAGATCAAAAAGGATACTTTATCCAAAGTAAGAGGTACCGTGCAAGCCGATATTTTGAAGGAGGATCAGGCACAGAATACTTGTATCTTTTCTACAGAATTTTCTCTCCGAGTAATGGGGGACGTACAGCAGTATTTCATAGATCAAGCCGTAAAGAATTTTTATTCCGTTTCTATCTCCGGGTATCATATCGCCGAAGCAGGAGCTAATCCGATCACTCAGTTGGCACTGACGCTATCGAATGGTTTTACCTTCGTGGAGTACTATGTGTCCAGAGGCATGGATGTCAATGATTTTGCGCCTAATCTGTCTTTTTTCTTTTCCAATGGTATCGATCCAGAATATGCGGTGATTGGTAGAGTGGCACGTAGAATCTGGGCCAAGGCCATGAAACTGAAGTACAATGCAGATGAGCGTTCTCAGAAGTTGAAGTATCATATACAGACGAGCGGTCGCTCCTTGCATGCACAGGAGATCGATTTCAACGACATCAGGACGACTCTTCAGGCACTATATGCGATCTACGACAATTGTAATTCGCTTCATACCAATGCCTACGATGAGGCCATTACCACGCCGACAGAGGCTTCCGTTAGACGGGCGATGGCCATCCAACTGATCATCAACAAGGAGTTGGGGTTGGCCAAGAACGAGAACCCGCTGCAGGGGTCGTTCATCATCGAGGAGTTGACAGATTTGGTAGAGGAGGCTGTGCTGGCGGAGTTTGATCGAATCACAGACCGAGGCGGTGTATTGGGTGCCATGGAGACCATGTACCAGCGCAGCAAAATTCAGGAAGAGAGTCTACACTACGAACATTTGAAACATTCGGGAGAGTATCCTATCATAGGAGTAAACACCTTCCTTTCATCACAGGGTTCTCCGACCGTGACACCCGGTGAGGTGATTCGTGCAACGAAAGAAGAGAAGGAATACCAGATCGAAATGCTTCAGAACCTGCATAAAGCTAATAGTAACAATTCGGAAAAGGCTCTGGAAGAACTGCAGCAAGTGGCCATTCAGAATGGCAACATCTTCGAGTCTCTGATGGAAACTGTAAAGTCCTGCTCTTTGGGGCAGATCACGGAAGCACTCTACAAAGTAGGCGGGCAGTATCGTCGAAATATGTAGTGTTTACCAGGATTTGTCAAATAGGATGGCGATTGAAGCGGTCATGAAGAAGTTTTGATTGGACAAAGATGAAATGTCATCAAATAGGTCGTCTGGACTATGAAAATATCGCCCTTCGATTCTGCACATGATTCTATTATCAGGTTGGTAGTCCATATTGAGTGAAACACCCGTAGTTTTAAAACCTGCAGGCCCTGACGAGCTAGTTACAATTTCATTTTCGTCATCAAAGTATTCCACCCGTAGGCCAGTGGCCCATCGCTGATTCCACTGCATATGCGCTACGACTACAGGTCCATACCACATGTCATAAGTGTCGCTGTTTTTGGCCGTTTGCTGCCATCCAAAATCAAACCCTGTGATCAGGTCCAGTTTTTCTGATAAAGAAAAGGTGGCGTATAGATTGTTGAAGTAGCGCATTCTGCGTGTCTCATCGGGGTCTTCGGTGCCTATGAATGTGCTCCAGTTTAATAGTACGTTCTCATTAGGTAGAAACTGAACTTGTGTTCCCATTGAGATCAAACTATTGCCAGGCACCCTTTGTATTCTTTGCCAACCATTGGTAGCTACAGCCATGAGAAACCACCTGTCATTGGGGCTATAGCTCAGCTTGGCTCCTGAGAGAAAATAGGGGGAGCTCTCGGCTACCAGGGGTCGGGTCAGCGTAAAATTTTCAATGGATAGCGCGCTGGCAAATCCGAGATGGGAGGAAAACACTCCCGCATCCAGCCAGAGCGTATTAGCACGATTCAAAGAAAGTCCGACATAGGCTTCATTGAGACGCTGAAGCATGTTTTCTTCGGCAGCATAGTTGTCTTGGGCATAGGTTCCAGCCTGTAGTGCAATTCTAGCATGATAGCGCTGCTTTTCGTAATCAAGGCGGATCAGAGCCAGGTTGATATTGAATTCGTTGTGTCGGTTGTGGTTGAATAGAAACGGCTGACGAATGCTGGTATTGGGTTGGGAAAAATCATAACTGTAGTAGGTGTCGATAAAGCCAGTAATATGAAGATCATCATTGGGAGTGTCTTGTGAAATGGCCATATGCGAGACCAAAAGACTCACAATCAAGAGGAGGCTTGAAAATTTTGGATTCATGTCGGATGTTTCATTTGTTAAGTCTGACATGAAAATAATCAAAAGAAAAAGCCAATGAAACTCATTGGCTTTTTCTGACAGGTTTTTTTATGACACTCGTCCCGTTTCTTTAGATTATTGATACTTTCTCCATTCCAATTTATAGTGGTAGTCTATATATCGGGTGAAGATTTCTTCATAGTATTTCCCCCAGCTGTCAGTGTCTCCACCCCGGCCTTCGATTGCCTGGGTATGAATGATGGCCTTCGTTTCAACATCGAACCATACAAAGTAGCCACTCATACGTTCGGTTTGCTGATTGATATTTTCTACAATATAAGTGAGCCCCAACCCACTTCCTTCGGGAGGGTAAAGTTCTATGTGCTTCTGGATTCTTTCCACATCCAATCGCTGTTCATTGCTCACAATCCAGCTTTCGCTTTCCAGGATGGCCTTGTAGTAGTCTTTGACTAGTTCATCTTCTACATTCAGTTGTGTCTTTCTTAGCCATGCCTCGAATCTTCCCAGGTTTAGATCCTTATCAAATTGTGCTTTCCATGATGAGATCAGCCGAAATGAGCTTAGCTCTTGACCCATAAGGCTGGGGTTGATATATCTAAACAGACTATAGTCAACGCCATACCAGGCGATTACTGGTTCGGTGTAAATACTACCTAAGGAATAAGAAGTCTTTGGAAGTTCGGCCCCACTGTTGGTAAACATCTGTGGCGTACTGAAGGCATACATTTTGTTCAGACCATAAAAGGCATACTCTCCAGCCAATAAAACATCCTTTATGATGATTTCGTAGTACTCATCACTCAGTTTTTTGTACTCTATGTTTCTGTAGTTTTTGGTATTTTGAGAGGTGTTGGAAGTAGCACTAAAGGGTGCTGCAGCAGTAGAAGAGGTATAGGCTGGCAGGTACCTTTCCTTGTAATCATCCCCGATAAGATCAAAGTTGACCAGCTTGAACAACTCTCTTGGGTTCATGCCAGGCGTCACTTTGATGATGAAAGAATCTCCTTCTTTTACCGTCACGTTCGATTTAGGTCCGTTCAACTTGTAGAAACTCGTCGCAGAGGCATAGAAGGCAAACCCTCCTGCCTTGGTCACCATTTCAGGAGTGCCATATTCAAGGTTTCTGACTGTATTAGAGTTTTTGTCCCAGATCATGACAGTGTTGATAAAGTCTATGGTCGGGTAGTTGCCACTGCTACTGGAGCTGCTGCTATAGCTTGGTCTGCTTTGCTGTGTAGGTCTGGATGTACTGCTTGAGTTTCCTTTTCCCTCAAGTGATAAGATTTGATTTTTTAGATCTGCAGCCTTTCCATACTCTTCATTTTGAACGGCTCGATCCAGTTCAGTTCTTAATTCATAAGCTTTTTTGAATTTAGCCGCTCCGGCATAGTCCTCGTTCATGGCGGCCTCTTTTTTCGCCTGATCCAATTCTGACAGGGAATAATCCATCAACGACTTTTGAGCGAAAGTGTAGGTCGAAATCGCTGTGATCAAAAATAACAGTGTAATAATCTTTCTCATATTCGGTCTTCAATATCTAATTCAAGACCGAATATAAAGAAGGACTAGCGCAAAGCCAATTAGTTCTTGTCAGTCTTGAACCTTCGGAGTTGATAACTTGCAGTTAGCATAAAGTATTGCTGGAGCACTTCTGTACGCGTTTCCTGAACATAGGCGGAAGTTACGTTTTGTGAGAAACTCTGGTTTTGTCCAAGCAAATCAAATACCGATAGCTCTATTTCCATGGCATCATTTTTCAAGAATTTGCGAGCCACACTCATGTTCCAAAGCACATATTCACTATCCGATGCTTCACTCAAGCCATTGTACTTTTGGTAGTAGATGTCATTTCTGAACACAAAGCCACCAGCAAAAATCAAGTTGAGTTTACCTCCTGTAGTTTGTGTCATGTAGGAGGTGTTTGCATCTTCATTGCTGGTGTTGTAAACCCTATTAGCATCTACTTGATAGTAAATGTTAAAGTCAAAGTTTTCACTAATGTTACTGGTTACACCCAGCTTGAAGTTTCCATTATACTGGTGGGCGATGTTGCTTTTGCCTTCTATTTGCCCCGGAAGTCTTGTGTAGTTGAAGCCAATAGAAGTGTTCAAATTTGACTTCAGCTTTTCTATCATTATACTGTGCGTGGTGTTGTTATTTACAGTCCAAAACCCATCCAAATTGATTGGTTGTGAGATTTGTGCACCTTTTTGAACGACTACACCGCTGGTATACACAGAATCCTTTTCAGCATATCGAGTCGAATTGGTGATGAAATTGTGAGTCATCTGTACCCGTGTGAAATTGGAAATGGACGTGTTGTTGTCCGGGTTGGGACGATTAAATCTCACCATTGCCATATGCGAATAACTCTGATCCAATTCTGGATTACCCATAGA
This is a stretch of genomic DNA from Reichenbachiella ulvae. It encodes these proteins:
- a CDS encoding UvrB/UvrC motif-containing protein translates to MRKIITLLFLITAISTYTFAQKSLMDYSLSELDQAKKEAAMNEDYAGAAKFKKAYELRTELDRAVQNEEYGKAADLKNQILSLEGKGNSSSTSRPTQQSRPSYSSSSSSSGNYPTIDFINTVMIWDKNSNTVRNLEYGTPEMVTKAGGFAFYASATSFYKLNGPKSNVTVKEGDSFIIKVTPGMNPRELFKLVNFDLIGDDYKERYLPAYTSSTAAAPFSATSNTSQNTKNYRNIEYKKLSDEYYEIIIKDVLLAGEYAFYGLNKMYAFSTPQMFTNSGAELPKTSYSLGSIYTEPVIAWYGVDYSLFRYINPSLMGQELSSFRLISSWKAQFDKDLNLGRFEAWLRKTQLNVEDELVKDYYKAILESESWIVSNEQRLDVERIQKHIELYPPEGSGLGLTYIVENINQQTERMSGYFVWFDVETKAIIHTQAIEGRGGDTDSWGKYYEEIFTRYIDYHYKLEWRKYQ
- a CDS encoding methylmalonyl-CoA mutase family protein — encoded protein: MNTPTIQVYSPQNAIRIVTAASLFDGHDAAINIMRRIIQATGVEVIHLGHNRSVDEIVNCAIQEDVQAIAITSYQGGHVEYFKYMYDLLREKGRPEIKIFGGGGGTILPEEIKELHDYGISRIYSPDDGREMGLQGMINDMIEACDFPIGQSLNGEANELSAVEPLAISRLITAAENFADTNREILDGVLSKGKEVKSPVLGITGTGGAGKSSLVDELVRRFLMDFEDKRIAIISVDPSKRKTGGALLGDRIRMNAIDHPRVYMRSLATRQSNLALSKHVKEAVDIVKAAGYDLVILETSGIGQSDTEITDHSDLSLYVMTPEYGAATQLEKIDMLDFADIIALNKFDKRGALDALRDVKKQYQRNHQLWDAKEEELPVFGTIASQFNDPGMNQLYAQIMKSIDKISTADFSPKIQLTEEQSEKIYIIPPKRVRYLSEISEGIRDYDQWVDRQKEIAQNLYSVHNTIQLASDQSLIENLDELYEKLSLDLDPRNKKLLEEWNAKKANYESDEFIYQVRGKDIKVQTKTLSLSKTKIPKVSLPRYEAWGDILKWSLQENVPGEFPYTAGVFPFKRQGEDPTRMFAGEGGPERTNRRFHYVSMGLPAARLSTAFDSVTLYGADPDFRPDIYGKIGNSGVNICCLDDAKKLYSGFDLTAPTTSVSMTINGPAATICAFFMNAAIDQQCEKYIKENGLEDEVEQKINALYQDKIRPQYQGELPEGNNGLGLMLLGVTGNQVLPMEIYQQIKKDTLSKVRGTVQADILKEDQAQNTCIFSTEFSLRVMGDVQQYFIDQAVKNFYSVSISGYHIAEAGANPITQLALTLSNGFTFVEYYVSRGMDVNDFAPNLSFFFSNGIDPEYAVIGRVARRIWAKAMKLKYNADERSQKLKYHIQTSGRSLHAQEIDFNDIRTTLQALYAIYDNCNSLHTNAYDEAITTPTEASVRRAMAIQLIINKELGLAKNENPLQGSFIIEELTDLVEEAVLAEFDRITDRGGVLGAMETMYQRSKIQEESLHYEHLKHSGEYPIIGVNTFLSSQGSPTVTPGEVIRATKEEKEYQIEMLQNLHKANSNNSEKALEELQQVAIQNGNIFESLMETVKSCSLGQITEALYKVGGQYRRNM
- a CDS encoding porin; protein product: MNPKFSSLLLIVSLLVSHMAISQDTPNDDLHITGFIDTYYSYDFSQPNTSIRQPFLFNHNRHNEFNINLALIRLDYEKQRYHARIALQAGTYAQDNYAAEENMLQRLNEAYVGLSLNRANTLWLDAGVFSSHLGFASALSIENFTLTRPLVAESSPYFLSGAKLSYSPNDRWFLMAVATNGWQRIQRVPGNSLISMGTQVQFLPNENVLLNWSTFIGTEDPDETRRMRYFNNLYATFSLSEKLDLITGFDFGWQQTAKNSDTYDMWYGPVVVAHMQWNQRWATGLRVEYFDDENEIVTSSSGPAGFKTTGVSLNMDYQPDNRIMCRIEGRYFHSPDDLFDDISSLSNQNFFMTASIAILFDKSW